GACGCATCCTCGTTGCAGTCAATTTCTCTCAATATCTCCAGAGCAACTTGAAGAGCTCCGGGCTCTGTAAAAGTTGAAACCAGCACGTCTGCGATTTCTAAAAAGTTTTTATCCGCCACTCTGTTGCGTCTGACGCGCGGCTCCTCTCTGCGATCCACAAGCCTGTGACAGAACTTTTCAAAGTCCTGTTTTTTCAGGTCCTCCAACATCTCGGCCAAAGCCATTTTTATAGTTTTGGGAGGCATTTCTTAAACTATTACCGTAACTGAGGAGGGATGTTAAATTGCTGTTCGGGTTGAACGCGGTCGTATTTCCCCTCGATGAGAAGAAGAATAACTCGTAAATTGCCTCCACCGACTGAAGGCTGAGACCAATAGACATCCAGGAAGGAGGCATTCAGGGCCGATGGAAAATATCGAAATTGTAAGATCCCAGGTGTCACGTCTGACTTAACAGTCCACCTGTCACCAGCAATAAACCATTAATAATAAAGATGTAAATTTAGTGCAAACATTTATTATAATAAGAGTAATAGTAGGCCTATAGAAAGCCTATTCACAGAATTGGACTTGAATGTATAATGCTCAGCATACTTAATGGATAATAATTCagtgtattaatatattaatttcATTGTGTCGACCAACCgatatgtatttttatttggaTGATGTAATACATCCAAATATGCAATACCCTATTTGTACTGTCTCCATTAGTTGAAAATCGACGGTGTGCATAGACTGTTTTCCAGAGAATAAAATGGTATGCATACCATCAATCTCTACTGATCACCTCAGCTTCTATGCTACTTGAGTCCCACACGGTAAAACAGGAAACGTTTTTACAAACTCAGAAGCAATGGATTTATAAATGGGAGAATTTTGTTGAACAACATTTTGTGTAACAACCTCATTCTCTACTTAAAATGCAAACCATGTGAAAAGTTAAATATTTGGAAATCTGGTGAGGTGAGCCAGGTCTCAATGGGTTGTAAACACCCTGTACCACCTCGGATATAGATACTTACGAGCAGCACGTGAAGGAAGATAGGAAGTTAGATAGGAAGTAAAGCCTGTGGCCTATATGCATTATGCTATAGCTACTATagcaataaaaaacaatttaacaaAAACTGCTGTATTGAGTACCAGGAACACACTTCTTAATGTTTTTGTAATTAAACTCGTCTCACAAATCTATGTTTATATATGGAGTATTTCTTTTATTACACATTCATGgtttatttacacaaaacaatcacacacaaaaaaaaactttcacagTGAGTGCCTGAAAGTAATCTCAGTTTGTTATTCTCATTAGCAACAGAGGTAGACATGAGTTTTGTATTTAACAATGATAATATAAATGCACAAAACTCTACATAGCAATTCCTTCTTAGAAACATCAAATGAAAATATGGGCCCTGACGTTGGAAAACAAGTATCTATTTATAGTGCTTAAAATGCACTTGTGCTGCAGTTATTTAGCCCTGCTTTTCTGTTTATGGTTCAGATATTGGAAGACTTTCATTTAGTTATGATAAGAAAAAGTAACATATTGACTGACTGCATGAATTGAGAGTTTTTGGGTTATTTTATTCCCTGAAATGCAGCATCTACGAATTGGCTGTCGGCGACAACATGACCCAGTGAGGATACTGTGGTTTCGGCCAGGGCTTTAAGAGGCAGTGTTTACTTTGTAGGTTGGAGTACTCCATCAACATGTAGCTGGTCGCTCTCAGCCAGCAGCACCAAGAGTCCCAAGAGTCCTTAATGTGACGCCCAAGTCTCACTTGTGTGCTCTGACGTCGCTGCCGCTGCAGGTACCCCGGGGCACGACTGCCACGACTCTGTGTTTGTGGGCAAAACATTCAGACTGGTCAGGACCTCCTGCGCCgtctttcccagcatgccctgtaTGTCACAGACAAAGCGGTAGACGTAGCGCTTGCCCGCCGTCTTGTGGATGATGTTCTTGTGGTAGTAGTAACGCAGGCCGCGGCTCAACTTCTCGTAGTTCATCTTGGGTTTGTTCTTGCACTGGCCCCAGCGCTTGGCTACCTGTGGGatcaacagaaaacacagagttGGACTTAGGTGCGTCTTATCCTCTTTAAGTAAAAGTGCtgatacaaaaatgtaaacaaaaaaatatataataaaatactccattacaatcAAAAGTCCTTTAAAAAGAGAAGTAGCgtcagcaaaatgtactgtGAGTACCAAACATATGTaataagcagcattttactgttgtagccACTCGAGGTGGAGCTAGTTTGAACTACTTTTTATACAGTTTGGTAGTTTAGTCCAGTGGTTCCCCAATCTAGGGGTCAGGCCCCTCCAAAAAGTCACAAGATACATGTGAGGGAATGTGAGAGGAATAAAGAGTCACTAAAAGGTAACACCACCTAAATTCAGAATTCCAATATATCCTTTCCAAGACACAAGAGGAAAGTTCAATCAATATTTTTGAACGTGAGCTACTCCCTCTCAAAGCCAAAAATCTGAGAAGTAActtgtgatgtcatcaagtaTAAAGTATGTAGCTGCTCCATAGACAATGACTGGGAGACTGATTTTGTGGAGCCACagaatgtttgttttctttctttttttatacccAAATGAGCTTCATTCTATTTTAGTGTGCTtagttctgaaacagaaaatgtaccCATATACTCAGAACATCCCCTGGGTGCTCTCAGTGTCATCTATAACATCTTTCCCAACTCATTGTGTATGAAGCAGTTCCAGACTTTATACTTGACAACATCACACATTTGAGTTTTAGCACTTTGGGAGAGAGTTGTTCacgtttaaaaatatattttggacTGTTAGACCAATCACTATTTAatattccctctgaaatgtagtgaagtacaaGCATAaaatagcataaaatggaaatactcaagtacaacCAAGTCAAAATTGCACTTACAACACTTAAATGTACTACATTACTGCCCTGTACTGCCATGTAGTACTCCAAAACAAGATATTTCCTCACCTCTGTGGGGTCGGACATCTTAAACTCCCAGCCGTCTCCCGTCCAGGAGATGAAGGTACGGCAGGCAGAGTCCAGAAGTAGCTCCAGTAAAAACTGCCACAGCTGGATTGGACCAGAACCTGAATGAATCAATGAATCAATGAATCAATGAATATTAATTGGTTTATAGAAGGAGTTTATAATGGCAATAACCAGTGGTTGAAGAAGTATTGAGATCCTATACTTCAGTAAAAGCAGCAATACAGCTgcgtaaaaaaaacaagtgcaaTTCAAAATTGTACTGTAAAAGTACATAAGTATTATTAGCAAAAATGTACCTAAAtgatcaaaagtaaaagtactaaataGCCCCTGTGAGTGTCTACTAGTAATACTAGTGAATTAGTATAATGTGTGAGTAGCATTAGGCCCATCATGAAATCATGACAAGTTCTCTGATCTTGTAAACAGCAATCAGAGTTATCAGAGTTAAAGATTAGCtcagaagagaaaagaaagcaaaCCTGGATAAGCTGACATTCCCGTCATCTGGCCCTCCCTGTCTGGCCTCTgggggtgtgtgtttttgcgtTTGACCACACGGGCGCAGTATTGCTCTGAGGAGTGAGGGCCGTGGTTGGAGGGGCAGGAGGCCGGGGGCGGGTGTGGTGTGGGGGCAGTGAAGCTGGGAGAGGAGTATTCAGGCCAGAAAGAGGACGGCTGCCTCTGTCCGTCAGAGTCGTACAGGTCAGCCGAGTGACACGAGTAGCTCTGGTCTGTCTCACCTGGAACAAAGAGAAGGATTACATCCACTGAACTGCACAAATTAGA
The DNA window shown above is from Perca fluviatilis chromosome 7, GENO_Pfluv_1.0, whole genome shotgun sequence and carries:
- the LOC120562523 gene encoding ETS1-related protein isoform X1, translating into MYWDTIIKPGERNTDGKDSKIKMEICQTGFYTEDFRTQEVPAGFDFASYDYPGEDLSFLLDSKSPGQQQYVAESSYPEPPKASHTYDTKVSTSDNSLFNLDSYQEINWWASYPHGGLTVDQSPTGYQESPQAYQSLVPQNGQFSPAMEGSHSPFLTAKGSNALQSETDQSYSCHSADLYDSDGQRQPSSFWPEYSSPSFTAPTPHPPPASCPSNHGPHSSEQYCARVVKRKNTHPQRPDREGQMTGMSAYPGSGPIQLWQFLLELLLDSACRTFISWTGDGWEFKMSDPTEVAKRWGQCKNKPKMNYEKLSRGLRYYYHKNIIHKTAGKRYVYRFVCDIQGMLGKTAQEVLTSLNVLPTNTESWQSCPGVPAAAATSEHTSETWASH
- the LOC120562523 gene encoding ETS1-related protein isoform X2, whose protein sequence is MYWDTIIKPGERNTDGKDSKIKMEICQTGFYTEDFRTQEVPAGFDFASYDSKSPGQQQYVAESSYPEPPKASHTYDTKVSTSDNSLFNLDSYQEINWWASYPHGGLTVDQSPTGYQESPQAYQSLVPQNGQFSPAMEGSHSPFLTAKGSNALQSETDQSYSCHSADLYDSDGQRQPSSFWPEYSSPSFTAPTPHPPPASCPSNHGPHSSEQYCARVVKRKNTHPQRPDREGQMTGMSAYPGSGPIQLWQFLLELLLDSACRTFISWTGDGWEFKMSDPTEVAKRWGQCKNKPKMNYEKLSRGLRYYYHKNIIHKTAGKRYVYRFVCDIQGMLGKTAQEVLTSLNVLPTNTESWQSCPGVPAAAATSEHTSETWASH